Proteins encoded together in one Prinia subflava isolate CZ2003 ecotype Zambia chromosome 23, Cam_Psub_1.2, whole genome shotgun sequence window:
- the LOC134561342 gene encoding protein Mdm4-like isoform X1, producing MSSQNSTPNPGAGNSCGITLGQAQQVIPKIPLLRILQAAGAQGETFTLKEVMHFLGQYIMGRQLYDQRQQHLVHCGGDALGELLGLHSFSLRDPSPVYEMLKRNLSPAALPGAAQPLPKEPRAGPEQPQLGQEEGADPEILEGDTKTSAQATSEPKCDTCQDQDLIENLSKNKKPKLDLLFEEWDVAGLPWWFLGNLRSNYKSRSNGSTDIQTNQDIDTAIVSDTTDDLWFLNECPLEQGSAGLKVEVLDCEEVTEGDTKVPEDVCSDELEDSQCLSDDTDTEAAPEDCWQCSKCRKFNSPGKRYCYRCWALRKDWYRDCPKLPHSLSLSNINSMEKQEQEEGMDVPDCRRTISAPPGQPKHLFLGENKPHVDPSSSIESLDLARDGKKREFSELKKEEEMESLESIKTLLNPCFLCQHRPRDGNIVHGRTAHLVACFRCARMLKKKRSPCPVCRKEIKMVIRIFMGSAG from the exons ATGAGCTCCCAGAAttccaccccaaatcctggaGCCGGGAATTCCTGCGGGATCACCCTGGGCCAGGCGCAGCAG gtgattcccaaaattcccctgCTGAGGATCCTGCAGGCCGCGGGCGCCCAGGGAGAAACCTTCACCCTCAAGGAG GTGATGCATTTCCTGGGCCAGTACATCATGGGCCGGCAGCTCTATgaccagaggcagcagcacctggtgCACTGCGGGGGAGACGcgctgggggagctgctggggctgcacagcttctccctcagggaccccag CCCCGTGTACGAGATGCTGAAGCGGAACCTgagccccgctgccctcccAG GTGCTGCACAGCCTCTCCCAAAGGAGCCCCGCGCCGGCCCAGAGCAGCCGCAG cttggccaggaggaaggagctgaCCCTGAAATCCTGGAGGGTGACACCAAAACCTCTGCTCAGGCCACCTCAGAGCCCAAATGTGACACTTGTCAAG ACCAAGATTTGATAGAAAACCTCTccaaaaacaaaaagcccaaactgGATCTGCTTTTTGAGGAATGGGACGTGGCCGGGCTGCCCTGGTGGTTTTTAGGGAATCTCAGGAGCAATTACAAATCCAGGAGTAACGGATCCACGGATATCCAAACCAACCAG gacATCGACACTGCCATCGTTTCCGACACCACCGATGACCTTTGGTTCCTCAACGAGtgtcccctggagcagggcagtgctggcctcAAGGTGGAGGTGCTGGACTGCGAGGAGGTGACAGAAGGTGACACCAAG GTGCCTGAGGATGTGTGTTCGGATGAGCTGGAGGATTCCCAGTGCCTGAGTGACGACACGGACAcagaggctgctccagag GATTGCTGGCAATGCTCCAAATGCAGGAAATTCAACTCTCCTGGGAAAAGGTACTGCTACCGCTGCTGGGCCCTGCGCAAGGACTGGTACCGGGACTGCCCCAAactgccccattccctgtccctctccaaCATCAAttccatggaaaagcaggagcaggaggaagggatggaCGTCCCCGACTGCAGGAGGACAATTTCAGCCCCTCCCGGCCAACCCAAACACCTTTTCCTgggggaaaacaaaccccacgtagatcccagcagctccatcgAATCCTTGGATTTGGCGCGGGATGGGAAAAAACGGGAATTCTCGGAGctgaaaaaagaggaggagatggaaTCCTTGGAGAGCATCAAAACCCTGCTGAATCCCTGcttcctgtgccagcacaggccTCGGGATGGGAATATTGTCCATGGAAGGACGGCTCACCTGGTGGCCTGCTTCAGGTGCGCCAGGATGCTGAAGAAGAAGAGGTCGCCGTGCCCCGTGTGCAGGAAGGAGATCAAGATGGTCATCAGGATCTTCATGGG gTCGGCAGGGTGA
- the LOC134561342 gene encoding protein Mdm4-like isoform X2 encodes MSSQNSTPNPGAGNSCGITLGQAQQVIPKIPLLRILQAAGAQGETFTLKEVMHFLGQYIMGRQLYDQRQQHLVHCGGDALGELLGLHSFSLRDPSPVYEMLKRNLSPAALPDQDLIENLSKNKKPKLDLLFEEWDVAGLPWWFLGNLRSNYKSRSNGSTDIQTNQDIDTAIVSDTTDDLWFLNECPLEQGSAGLKVEVLDCEEVTEGDTKVPEDVCSDELEDSQCLSDDTDTEAAPEDCWQCSKCRKFNSPGKRYCYRCWALRKDWYRDCPKLPHSLSLSNINSMEKQEQEEGMDVPDCRRTISAPPGQPKHLFLGENKPHVDPSSSIESLDLARDGKKREFSELKKEEEMESLESIKTLLNPCFLCQHRPRDGNIVHGRTAHLVACFRCARMLKKKRSPCPVCRKEIKMVIRIFMGSAG; translated from the exons ATGAGCTCCCAGAAttccaccccaaatcctggaGCCGGGAATTCCTGCGGGATCACCCTGGGCCAGGCGCAGCAG gtgattcccaaaattcccctgCTGAGGATCCTGCAGGCCGCGGGCGCCCAGGGAGAAACCTTCACCCTCAAGGAG GTGATGCATTTCCTGGGCCAGTACATCATGGGCCGGCAGCTCTATgaccagaggcagcagcacctggtgCACTGCGGGGGAGACGcgctgggggagctgctggggctgcacagcttctccctcagggaccccag CCCCGTGTACGAGATGCTGAAGCGGAACCTgagccccgctgccctcccAG ACCAAGATTTGATAGAAAACCTCTccaaaaacaaaaagcccaaactgGATCTGCTTTTTGAGGAATGGGACGTGGCCGGGCTGCCCTGGTGGTTTTTAGGGAATCTCAGGAGCAATTACAAATCCAGGAGTAACGGATCCACGGATATCCAAACCAACCAG gacATCGACACTGCCATCGTTTCCGACACCACCGATGACCTTTGGTTCCTCAACGAGtgtcccctggagcagggcagtgctggcctcAAGGTGGAGGTGCTGGACTGCGAGGAGGTGACAGAAGGTGACACCAAG GTGCCTGAGGATGTGTGTTCGGATGAGCTGGAGGATTCCCAGTGCCTGAGTGACGACACGGACAcagaggctgctccagag GATTGCTGGCAATGCTCCAAATGCAGGAAATTCAACTCTCCTGGGAAAAGGTACTGCTACCGCTGCTGGGCCCTGCGCAAGGACTGGTACCGGGACTGCCCCAAactgccccattccctgtccctctccaaCATCAAttccatggaaaagcaggagcaggaggaagggatggaCGTCCCCGACTGCAGGAGGACAATTTCAGCCCCTCCCGGCCAACCCAAACACCTTTTCCTgggggaaaacaaaccccacgtagatcccagcagctccatcgAATCCTTGGATTTGGCGCGGGATGGGAAAAAACGGGAATTCTCGGAGctgaaaaaagaggaggagatggaaTCCTTGGAGAGCATCAAAACCCTGCTGAATCCCTGcttcctgtgccagcacaggccTCGGGATGGGAATATTGTCCATGGAAGGACGGCTCACCTGGTGGCCTGCTTCAGGTGCGCCAGGATGCTGAAGAAGAAGAGGTCGCCGTGCCCCGTGTGCAGGAAGGAGATCAAGATGGTCATCAGGATCTTCATGGG gTCGGCAGGGTGA
- the LOC134561338 gene encoding leucine-rich repeat neuronal protein 2-like, giving the protein MSGLHPSRLLLLLLLLLCSAAAGAVPTVPWRVACPPRCVCQIRPWYTPRSSYREAATVDCNDLFITAVPPALPEGTQTLLLQSNDIARLEQGELGYLRNLSELDLSQNSFSDVRDFGLGNMPQLLSLHLEENQLSELPDGSFAGLGNLQELYLNHNRLRSIAPRAFAGLGGLLRLHLNSNLLRTLDSRWFQTLPSLEILMVGGNKVDAIPDMNFRPLGNLRSLVLAGMQLREISDYALEGLRSLESLSFYDNKLADVPKRALQQVPGLKFLDLNKNPLQRVKQSDFTNMLHLKELGLNNMDELVSIDQFALINLPELTKLDVTNNPKLSFIHPKAFQHLPQLETLMLNNNALSALHRQTVESLPNLQEISIHGNPLRCDCVIRWVNSTLRPRVRFIEPQSTLCAEPPDLRRRHVRDVPFREMTEQCLPLISARSIPARLEVEVGDNVALHCRALAEPEPEIYWVTPSGGKLVPFGDGGKFKVHSEGTLEIRGIAAGEAGLYTCVAHNLLGADTRGVRVLVNRSFPLGRPELELLVVDVQPHHVLLAWRPRLNAVSSNLTWASAAPGSRLGAARIPAGTHSFNVTRLRPDTEYRACLRVAPAASPVRVACVTTRTKEAARAVPWGQGTLVTALLLCLLLLLGMALSAGSRREAPRGAVRVVYPVQPRGHLLAVEVQEAALEC; this is encoded by the coding sequence ATGAGCGGCCTCCATCCCAGccgcctcctcctgctgctgctgctgctgctgtgctcgGCGGCCGCCGGCGCGGTGCCCACGGTGCCGTGGCGGGTGGCGTGCCCGCCGCGCTGCGTGTGCCAGATCCGGCCCTGGTACACGCCGCGCTCCTCCTACCGCGAGGCGGCCACGGTGGACTGCAACGACCTCTTCATCACGGCGGTGCCGCCGGCGCTGCCCGAGGGCACGcagaccctgctgctgcagagcaacGACATcgccaggctggagcagggcgaGCTGGGCTACCTGCGGAACCTGTCGGAGCTGGACCTGTCGCAGAACAGCTTCTCTGATGTCCGGGATTTCGGGCTGGGGAACATGCCCCAGCTGCTGAGCCTGCACCTGGAGGAGAACCAGCTCTCCGAGCTGCCCGACGGCAGCTTCGCGGGTTTGGGGAATCTTCAGGAGCTCTACCTGAACCACAACCGGCTGCGCAGCATCGCCCCCCGCGCCTTCGCCGGCCTGGGTGGGCTCCTGAGGCTCCATCTCAACTCCAACCTGCTGAGGACGCTGGACAGCCGCTGGTTCCAGAcgctgcccagcctggagatCCTGATGGTGGGAGGGAACAAGGTGGACGCCATCCCGGACATGAATTTCCGGCCCTTGGGTAACCTGCGGAGTTTGGTGCTGGCCGGGATGCAGCTGCGGGAGATCTCGGATTACGCCCTGGAAGGGCTGAGGAGCCTGGAGAGCCTCTCCTTCTACGACAACAAACTGGCGGATGTCCCCAagagggccctgcagcaggtgcCGGGCCTGAAATTCCTGGATCTGAACAAGAACCCGCTGCAGAGGGTGAAGCAGAGCGACTTCACCAACATGCTGCACCTCAAGGAGCTGGGCCTCAACAACATGGACGAGCTGGTGTCCATCGACCAATTCGCCCTCATCAACCTCCCCGAGCTGACCAAGCTGGACGTCACCAACAACCCCAAGCTGTCCTTCATCCACCCCAAGGCCTTCCAGCACCTTCCGCAGCTGGAGACGCTGATGCTCAACAACAACGCCCTAAGTGCCTTGCACCGGCAGACGGTGGAGTCGCTGCCCAACCTGCAGGAGATCAGCATCCACGGCAACCCCCTGCGCTGCGACTGCGTCATCCGCTGGGTGAACAGCACGCTGCGGCCCCGCGTGCGCTTCATCGAGCCGCAGTCCACGCTGTGCGCCGAGCCGCCCGACCTGCGGCGCCGCCACGTCCGCGACGTGCCCTTCCGCGAGATGACCGAGCAGTGCCTGCCGCTCATCTCGGCCCGCAGCATCCCCGCCAGGCTGGAGGTTGAGGTTGGGGACAACGTGGCGCTGCACTGCCGCGCGCTGGCGGAGCCGGAGCCGGAGATTTATTGGGTGACGCCGTCCGGGGGGAAGTTGGTGCCGTTTGGGGATGGTGGGAAGTTCAAGGTGCACTCGGAGGGGACGCTGGAGATCCGCGGGATCGCGGCGGGCGAGGCCGGGCTCTACACGTGCGTGGCTCACAACCTGCTGGGCGCCGACACCCGCGGCGTGCGCGTGTTGGTCAACCGCTCCTTCCCGCTGGGCCGGcccgagctggagctgctggtggtggaCGTGCAGCCACACCACGTCCTGCTGGCCTGGAGGCCGCGCCTCAACGCCGTCTCCTCCAACCTGACGTGGGCCAGCGCGGCGCCGGGGTCGCGGCTGGGCGCGGCGCGGATCCCGGcgggcacccacagcttcaaCGTGACGCGGCTGCGCCCCGACACCGAGTACCGCGCGTGCCTGCGCGTGGCGCCGGCGGCGTCGCCGGTCAGGGTGGCCTGTGTCACCACCAGGACTAAAGAGGCCGCCCGGGCGGTGCCGTGGGGACAGGGGACGCTGGTGACGgcgctgctgctgtgcctgctgctgctcctggggatgGCGTTGAGCGCCGGGTCGCGGCGGGAAGCGCCGCGCGGCGCCGTGCGCGTGGTTTACCCCGTGCAGCCCCGGGGACACCTCCTGGCCGTGGAGGTGCAGGAGGCGGCCCTGGAGTGCTGA